In Kiloniellales bacterium, one DNA window encodes the following:
- a CDS encoding DUF1203 domain-containing protein, translating into MSGYRVVGLDSNFARQVREQRRDAFGEPVEVFPTDDPRKPCRHCLDSIGLEQEVLLLSYRPAPVPGPYSEVGPIFVCNEACAPFAAENRLPPVLQGRRVVVRGYTAEERINYEASEIVEGEDAEPVIRRFLEDPKNAYLQIRTALYGCFLCKVERA; encoded by the coding sequence ATGTCCGGTTATCGTGTCGTCGGCCTCGACAGCAACTTCGCCCGCCAGGTCCGGGAGCAGCGCCGGGACGCCTTCGGCGAGCCCGTCGAGGTCTTTCCCACTGACGATCCGCGCAAGCCCTGCCGCCATTGTCTGGACAGCATCGGCCTGGAGCAGGAGGTCCTGCTCCTGTCCTATCGGCCCGCGCCGGTGCCCGGGCCCTACAGCGAGGTCGGTCCGATCTTCGTGTGCAACGAGGCCTGCGCGCCCTTCGCGGCGGAGAACCGCCTGCCGCCGGTCCTCCAGGGCCGGAGGGTCGTCGTGCGCGGCTACACGGCCGAGGAGCGGATCAACTACGAGGCCTCGGAGATCGTCGAGGGCGAGGACGCCGAGCCGGTGATCCGCCGCTTCCTGGAAGACCCGAAGAACGCCTACCTGCAGATCCGCACCGCCCTCTACGGCTGCTTCCTCTGCAAGGTGGAGCGGGCTTAG
- a CDS encoding UbiD family decarboxylase, which produces MPYASLRDFIERLERDGRLVRVTAPVSPVLEMTEIQTRLLAEGGPAVLFETVVEEGGKAYDMPVLANLFGTVERVAWGMDREPAQLREVGETLAFLRQPEPPGGLREAWEKWPLLKQVLAMRPKTVSRAPCQEVVLQGDDIDLSALPVQTCWPDEPAPLITWPLIVTRGPDPEGDKADSFNLGIYRMQVIGRDRTLMRWLKHRGGAQHHARWKQSRPEPLPAAAVIGADPGTIIAAVTPVPDTLSEYHFAGLLRGQKVELVDCKTVPLKVPAAAEIVLEGEVSLQDYRDEGPYGDHTGYYNAVEPFPVFTVKAITRRRAPIYLSTFTGRPPDEPSVLGEALNEVFVPLLQQQFPEIRDFWLPPEGCSYRVAVVSMKKAYPGHAKRVMLGVWSYLRQFMYTKWVIVVDDDIDARDWKDVIWAVSTRMDPARDITLIENTPIDYLDFASPESGLGSKIGLDATDKWPPETKREWGRKIRMTDAVVEKVDRMWADLGLPGSGKAIWK; this is translated from the coding sequence ATGCCTTACGCCTCCCTCCGCGACTTCATCGAACGACTGGAACGCGACGGCCGCCTGGTCCGGGTCACGGCGCCGGTCTCGCCGGTGCTGGAGATGACCGAGATCCAGACCCGGCTGCTGGCCGAGGGCGGCCCGGCGGTGCTCTTCGAGACCGTCGTGGAAGAGGGCGGCAAGGCCTACGACATGCCGGTCCTGGCCAACCTCTTCGGCACGGTCGAGCGGGTCGCCTGGGGCATGGACCGGGAGCCGGCGCAGCTCCGCGAGGTCGGCGAGACCCTGGCCTTCCTGCGCCAGCCCGAGCCGCCGGGCGGCCTGCGCGAGGCCTGGGAGAAGTGGCCGCTCCTGAAGCAGGTCCTGGCTATGCGGCCCAAGACCGTCTCGCGGGCGCCCTGCCAGGAGGTCGTCCTCCAGGGCGACGACATCGACCTTTCGGCCCTGCCGGTCCAGACCTGCTGGCCGGACGAGCCGGCGCCCCTGATCACCTGGCCGCTGATCGTGACCCGGGGCCCCGACCCCGAGGGCGACAAGGCCGATTCCTTCAACCTCGGCATCTACCGGATGCAGGTGATCGGGCGCGACCGGACCCTGATGCGCTGGCTGAAGCACCGCGGCGGCGCCCAGCACCACGCCCGCTGGAAGCAGTCCCGGCCGGAGCCCCTGCCCGCCGCCGCCGTCATCGGCGCCGATCCCGGCACCATCATCGCCGCCGTGACCCCGGTCCCCGATACCCTGTCCGAGTACCACTTCGCCGGCCTGCTGCGCGGCCAGAAGGTCGAGCTGGTCGACTGCAAGACCGTGCCCCTCAAGGTCCCGGCGGCCGCCGAGATCGTCCTGGAGGGCGAGGTCAGCCTCCAGGACTATCGCGACGAGGGCCCCTACGGCGACCACACCGGCTACTACAACGCGGTCGAGCCCTTTCCGGTCTTCACCGTCAAGGCGATCACCCGGCGCCGGGCGCCGATCTACCTCTCGACCTTCACCGGCCGGCCGCCGGACGAGCCCTCGGTCCTGGGCGAGGCCCTGAACGAGGTCTTCGTCCCCCTGCTGCAGCAGCAGTTCCCCGAGATCCGAGATTTCTGGCTGCCGCCCGAGGGCTGCAGCTACCGGGTCGCGGTGGTCTCGATGAAGAAGGCCTATCCCGGACACGCCAAGCGGGTCATGCTCGGCGTCTGGTCCTACCTGCGCCAGTTCATGTACACCAAGTGGGTCATCGTGGTGGACGACGACATCGACGCCCGCGACTGGAAGGACGTGATCTGGGCGGTCTCGACCCGCATGGACCCGGCCCGCGACATCACCCTGATCGAGAACACGCCGATCGACTATCTGGACTTCGCCTCGCCGGAGAGCGGCCTGGGCTCCAAGATCGGCCTGGACGCCACCGACAAGTGGCCGCCCGAGACCAAGCGCGAATGGGGCCGCAAGATCCGCATGACCGACGCCGTGGTCGAGAAGGTCGACCGGATGTGGGCGGACCTTGGCCTGCCCGGCAGCGGCAAGGCGATCTGGAAGTAG
- a CDS encoding SMI1/KNR4 family protein, with translation MIPPEIEGLLGDLQLHPPAKPAALDAIERALTFPLPGQYKAFMMYSNGAEGSISTNHLHLWRLEDLIDWNQKYQLEEKAPGLFAFGGNGGAEAYAFDTITLGLPIVMVPFIGMSRKAAIFVAPGFNSFLKMQAKADFVERIYGG, from the coding sequence GTGATACCACCGGAAATCGAAGGCCTGCTCGGAGATCTTCAGCTCCACCCGCCGGCAAAACCGGCGGCGCTGGACGCAATCGAGCGCGCGCTGACCTTCCCGCTGCCCGGGCAGTACAAGGCCTTCATGATGTACTCCAACGGCGCCGAAGGCAGCATTTCGACCAACCACTTGCATCTTTGGCGCCTGGAAGACCTGATCGACTGGAACCAGAAGTACCAGTTGGAGGAGAAGGCGCCGGGCCTCTTCGCCTTCGGCGGCAACGGCGGCGCCGAGGCCTATGCCTTCGACACCATCACGCTGGGCCTGCCGATCGTCATGGTGCCCTTCATCGGCATGTCCCGGAAGGCCGCCATCTTCGTGGCGCCCGGCTTCAACAGCTTCCTGAAGATGCAGGCCAAGGCCGACTTCGTCGAACGGATCTACGGCGGCTGA
- a CDS encoding hydroxyacid-oxoacid transhydrogenase — translation MGCCHYYAPSEGGDEAFSVDMSAITFGRGVLKEAGDHAAALGISRIALMTDARLAELEHTAIVKDALQSAGLDVVLYDEVQVEPTDGSFQAASRFAGESGVDGFLSLGGGSVIDTTKAANLYSSHPAEFLTYVNAPIGGGQAIPGPLKPHIACPTTSGTGSECTGIAVFDLLAMKAKTGIVSRRLRPAMALIDPETTRSLPKNVVAASAFDVLSHALESYTAQPYSQRAAPAKPSLRPMSQGANPWSDLGCREAVRILGEYMVRAVDDAEDDEARGQLMWAATLAGIAFGNAGCHAPHGMSYSVSGLVRDFRPEGYPAALPIVPHGMSVIVNAPSVFRFTAEACPERHLEGARLLGAETRGATPADAGEVLAGEIIGLMRKTEMPNGLSGVGYGEADVAALTEGSFPQKRLLDNAPREISKPVLSDLYVSALAYW, via the coding sequence ATGGGCTGCTGCCACTACTATGCGCCGAGCGAAGGGGGCGACGAGGCCTTCTCGGTCGACATGTCGGCGATCACCTTCGGCCGCGGCGTCCTGAAGGAGGCCGGCGACCACGCCGCGGCGCTCGGCATCTCGCGCATCGCCCTGATGACCGACGCCCGCCTGGCAGAGCTCGAGCACACGGCCATCGTCAAGGATGCGCTGCAGTCCGCCGGCCTGGACGTGGTGCTCTACGACGAGGTCCAGGTCGAGCCGACCGACGGGTCCTTCCAGGCGGCCAGCCGCTTCGCCGGCGAGTCCGGGGTCGACGGCTTCCTCTCCCTGGGCGGCGGCTCGGTGATCGACACCACCAAGGCGGCCAACCTCTATTCCAGCCACCCGGCCGAGTTCCTGACCTACGTCAACGCGCCGATCGGCGGCGGCCAGGCGATCCCCGGGCCGCTCAAGCCGCACATCGCGTGCCCGACGACCAGCGGCACCGGCAGCGAATGCACCGGGATCGCGGTCTTCGATCTCTTGGCCATGAAGGCCAAGACCGGGATCGTCTCGCGCCGGCTGCGGCCCGCCATGGCGCTGATCGACCCGGAGACGACGCGCAGCCTGCCCAAGAACGTGGTCGCCGCCAGCGCCTTCGACGTCCTGAGCCACGCCCTGGAGTCCTACACCGCCCAGCCCTACTCTCAGCGCGCCGCCCCGGCCAAGCCGTCGCTGCGCCCGATGAGCCAGGGCGCCAATCCTTGGAGCGACCTGGGCTGCCGCGAGGCGGTGCGGATCCTAGGCGAATACATGGTCCGGGCGGTCGACGACGCCGAGGACGATGAGGCCCGGGGGCAGCTGATGTGGGCGGCGACCCTGGCCGGGATCGCCTTCGGCAACGCCGGCTGCCACGCGCCCCACGGCATGTCCTATTCGGTCTCGGGCCTGGTCCGCGACTTCCGCCCTGAAGGCTATCCGGCGGCGCTGCCGATCGTGCCCCACGGCATGTCGGTCATCGTCAACGCGCCCTCGGTCTTCCGCTTCACCGCCGAGGCCTGCCCCGAGCGCCACCTCGAGGGCGCCCGGCTGCTGGGCGCCGAGACCCGGGGCGCGACCCCGGCGGACGCCGGCGAGGTCCTGGCCGGCGAGATCATCGGCCTGATGCGCAAGACCGAGATGCCCAACGGCCTGAGCGGGGTCGGCTACGGCGAGGCCGACGTGGCGGCCCTGACCGAGGGTTCCTTCCCCCAGAAGCGCCTGCTGGACAACGCACCCCGGGAAATCAGCAAGCCGGTGCTCTCGGATCTCTACGTCTCCGCCCTCGCCTACTGGTAG
- a CDS encoding SDR family oxidoreductase, with protein sequence MFLKGRFAVAPSATDTGMLRAVLTEGAEQQIREKTLLGGRLGGPDDIAAVVAFLAGPEAAWIAG encoded by the coding sequence ATGTTCTTGAAAGGAAGGTTCGCGGTCGCGCCCAGCGCGACCGACACCGGCATGCTGCGGGCCGTGCTGACCGAAGGGGCGGAGCAGCAGATCCGGGAGAAGACGCTCCTCGGCGGCCGCCTCGGCGGGCCGGACGACATCGCGGCGGTGGTCGCCTTCCTCGCCGGTCCCGAGGCTGCCTGGATCGCCGGCTAG
- a CDS encoding metallopeptidase TldD-related protein has protein sequence MPADQNDLDLLTDLLARAKAAGADAADAVMVHATSLSHARRLGELERLERAESSDLGLRVLVGRQQAVVSSTDVTPPALAQLVEQAVAMARSVPEDPYCGLADPEDIAREVPELETCDPEEPATEILIERAKACEDAARAVPGVTNSEGAEAGWSMSRVTLAASNGFAGGYAGSSHSIGVAVLAGEGQGMERDYDYSSVVYGADLEDPAEVGRRAGERTVRRLGPRKPDTGKYPVVFDPRVGNGLLRHLSGAINGTAIARGTSFLKDAMETPVFAAGITIVDDPHRPRGLRSKPFDGEGLANRRREIVEAGVLKTWILDLRSARQLGLTSTGHAARGTSAPPSPAATNLYMKAGPESPEALIGEIDQGLYVTEMMGMGINMVTGDYSRGAAGNWIEKGELTHPVSELTVAGNLKDMFAKLTPASDLVFRYGVNAPTLRIDGMTLAGA, from the coding sequence ATGCCCGCCGACCAGAACGACCTCGACCTGCTGACCGATCTGCTCGCCCGCGCCAAGGCCGCGGGCGCCGACGCGGCCGACGCCGTGATGGTCCATGCGACCTCGCTGTCCCACGCCCGCCGCCTGGGCGAGCTGGAGCGCCTGGAGCGGGCCGAGAGCAGCGACCTGGGCCTGCGGGTGCTGGTCGGGCGCCAGCAGGCGGTGGTCTCCTCGACCGACGTCACGCCGCCCGCCCTGGCGCAGCTGGTCGAGCAGGCCGTGGCCATGGCCCGCAGCGTGCCGGAGGATCCCTATTGCGGCCTGGCCGATCCGGAGGACATCGCCCGCGAGGTCCCCGAGCTCGAGACCTGCGATCCGGAGGAGCCGGCCACCGAGATCCTGATCGAGCGCGCCAAGGCCTGCGAGGATGCCGCCCGCGCGGTGCCCGGCGTGACCAATTCCGAGGGCGCGGAGGCCGGCTGGTCGATGAGCCGGGTCACCCTGGCGGCGAGCAACGGCTTCGCCGGCGGCTACGCCGGCTCCTCCCACTCGATCGGGGTCGCCGTCCTGGCCGGCGAGGGCCAGGGCATGGAGCGCGACTACGACTACTCCTCGGTGGTTTACGGCGCCGACCTCGAGGACCCGGCCGAGGTCGGGCGGCGCGCCGGCGAACGCACGGTCCGCCGCCTGGGCCCGCGCAAGCCGGACACCGGCAAGTATCCCGTGGTCTTCGACCCGCGGGTCGGCAACGGCCTGCTGCGGCACCTCTCCGGGGCGATCAACGGCACCGCGATCGCCCGCGGCACCTCCTTCCTGAAGGACGCCATGGAGACCCCGGTCTTCGCCGCGGGCATCACCATCGTCGACGACCCGCACCGCCCGCGCGGCCTGCGCTCCAAGCCCTTCGACGGCGAGGGCCTGGCCAACCGGCGGCGCGAGATCGTCGAAGCCGGGGTGCTGAAGACCTGGATCCTCGACCTGCGCTCGGCCCGGCAGCTCGGACTGACCTCGACCGGCCACGCCGCGCGCGGTACCTCCGCGCCGCCCTCCCCGGCGGCGACCAACCTCTACATGAAGGCCGGGCCTGAGAGCCCGGAGGCGCTGATCGGCGAGATCGACCAGGGCCTTTACGTCACCGAGATGATGGGCATGGGCATCAACATGGTGACCGGCGACTACAGCCGGGGCGCCGCTGGCAACTGGATCGAGAAGGGCGAGCTGACCCATCCGGTCAGCGAGCTGACCGTGGCCGGCAACCTGAAGGACATGTTCGCCAAACTCACCCCGGCCAGCGACCTGGTGTTCCGCTACGGCGTCAACGCTCCAACCCTGCGCATCGACGGCATGACCCTGGCCGGAGCCTGA
- a CDS encoding endonuclease domain-containing protein, whose translation MSTSRARELRRNQTRAEAKLWSALRNRQAAGLKFRRQVPLGPYVVDFFCLSASLVVEVDGGQHGAPDGRAQDARRTRWLEAEGYRVIRFWNNEVAENPEGVLTVILEAAGADDPSPSSG comes from the coding sequence ATGTCGACCTCACGTGCCAGAGAGCTGCGCCGCAACCAGACCAGGGCCGAAGCGAAGCTCTGGTCTGCCCTGCGCAATCGGCAGGCTGCGGGGCTCAAGTTCCGCCGGCAGGTGCCCCTGGGGCCCTACGTCGTCGACTTCTTCTGTTTGAGCGCGTCTTTGGTCGTCGAGGTGGATGGAGGTCAGCATGGCGCTCCTGACGGCAGAGCACAGGATGCGCGCCGGACCCGGTGGCTGGAGGCTGAGGGCTACCGGGTCATCCGGTTCTGGAACAACGAGGTCGCGGAGAACCCCGAAGGCGTGCTGACGGTGATCCTGGAAGCTGCCGGAGCGGACGACCCCTCACCCAGCTCCGGCTAG